CGGTTCAGGAGGTCGGCCTGCGGACGAACCACGGCAGCGAGAAGGTCGAGACGGGCGCCATCAAGTCCTTCACCGACGGGAGCTTCGGCGGCCGGACCGCGAAGCTCTCCGAACCCTACGCCGACGCCGGGGACGAGACCGGTACCTGGGTCGTCGAGCCCGACGACCTCCACGACATCGCTCGACAGGCAGACGAAGCGGACCTCCAGCTGACCGTCCACGCCATCGGCGACGAGGCCATCACGGTCACGCTGGACGCCTTCGAGGATACGGAAGACCCGGGCGAGGCCCGCCACCGCGTCGAGCACGTCGAACTGGTCACCGACGAGCACATCGAGCGGTTCGCCGAGCTCGACGTGGTCGCCTCCTGCCAGCCGAACTTCCTCCAGTGGGCCGGCGAGGACGGGCTGTACCAGTCCCGGTTAGGGACCGAGCGCCGCGAGCAGTCGAACCGCTACCGCGACCTGCTCGACGCTGGCGTCCACCTCGCCTTTTCCAGCGACGTGATGCCGATGGACCCGCTACTCGGCGTCGACTACGCGGTGAACGCACCCGCCGAGAGCCAGCGGTTGACTGTGACTGAAGCACTCCGCGCGTACACTCTCGGGGGCGCGTACGCGGGCTTCGCCGAGGACCGACGCGGGACCATCGAGGTGGGCAAGCAGGCTGACTTCACTATTCTGGACGAATCGCCGTGGGAGCACGAGGAGTCGATTCGCGACATCGACGTGTCGATGACGGTCGTGGGCGGCGAGGTCGTCCACGACGGGCGGTAGTCGCCACACACCGGCCCCACCGCCACCGTTTTCTGTCGGTTGGCAGAACCGTCGAGCATGCCCTCCGCCCTCCTCACCAGCCTGCGCGAGCGACGGTTCGCCGCGCTGGCCCTCTCGGTCTCGCTCGGACTCTGCGCCGCAGCCGGGGCGTTCGTCACGCTCGGCGAATCCACCCTGCTGGTCCCGCTCCTCGTCGGTGTCGGCGGCACCGCCTACTACCTGCTGTACCACGGCCACCGGCTCTCCCTGCAGGAGCAGGACTTCGGCAGGGGCGTCCTCCGGGTGTTCGCCCTGATCGTCCTGGTCGACCTCGTCACGACCGGTGGCGAGCCCCTCGCAGAGGCGCTGTCGACCGCGATTGCGGTCGCCGGCCTCGCGACGGTCTTCGCGTTCACGGTCCAGCTCGACCACGCCGAGCAGTGACCACCGAAGTCGATTCGTCATAGAAACCCGGTGAACCGGGTTGGTTCTCATCGTTCACTCGGTCTGTAGTTTATTCCTCACGCGACGGGGTGTACCCGACAGTATGCACTCTGATAGCACTATCAAGTGGTGGTAATCCCCCATACCAGACTATCGAAGAGAAAATTTCTTCAATACGGGCCTCTGACGGGCTAGGTAACCACAGGTGTCCAGACCGTGCCAAAGATGGAAACTGCGAACTTCGAGACGGAGCTGAGTCTCTTCAAGTACGACAATCTCGAACAGCTCCCGCCGGAGTACCGCGAACTCACGGAAGACGAACGGACCGAACGCATCGAGGCCGCGAAGGCCGAACTCGGCGACGACGTGGTCATCCTCGGCCACAACTACCAGCGCCGCGAGATCGTCGACCACTCGGACTTCATCGGTGACTCCTACCAGCTGAGCGTCGAGGCGGCCAACGCCGACGCGAAGTACGTCGTCTTCGGGGGTGTGACGTTCATGGCGGAGTCGGCCGACATCATCACCGACGACGGCCAGACCGTCATCCTGCCGAGCATGGAGGCCTCCTGCCCGATGGCCGGGATGGCCGAGGCGCTGCAGGTCGACGCCGCCTGGGAGGAGATCACGAGTGCGGCGCCCGACGCCGACATCATCCCCATCACGTACATGAACAGCTACGCCGACCTGAAGGCGTTCTGCGCCGAGCAGGGCGGGCTGGTCTGTACGTCCTCGAACGCCCACCGCGCCTTCGAGTGGGCCTTCGAGCGCGGCGACAAGGTGCTGTTCCTGCCGGACAAGCACCTCGGCGAGAACACGGCCCACCGGCTCGGCATGCAGGACAACATGGCCGAGTGGGACCCGTGGGACCCCGAGGGCAAGGACGCCGAGCAGGTCGCGAAGTCGGACATCATCCTCTGGGACGGCTACTGCCAGGTCCACGAGCGCTTCCGCGTCGACCACATCGAGCAGGTGCGCGAGGACCACCCGGACGCGAAGGTCATCGTCCACCCCGAGTGCCGCCGCGAGGTCGTCGAGGCCGCCGACAAGTCGGGGAGCACGGCGACTATCACGGAGACGGTCGAGAACGCCGACCCCGGCGAGACGTGGGCCATCGGCACGGAGATACACCTCACGAACCACCTCCAGCGCTGGCACCCAGAGGTGAACGTGCTTCCCCTCTGTGGCGACGCCTGCATGGACTGCAACGCGATGCGCCAGATCGACCCGAACTACCTGACGTGGGTGCTGGAGGAACTGGTCGCGGGCCGCGAGCGCAACGTCATCGAGGTCGCCCCGGAGGAGAAGGAACTGGCGAAGGTGGCGCTGGACCGGATGCTGGAGGTGTAGCGATATGAGACAGACAGAAGTCCTCGTCGTCGGCACCGGCATCGCGGGCTGTGCCGCCGCCCTCGGCGCGGCCCGCGAGGGCGCGAACGTCCTCGTCGTCACCAAGGCGGAGCGCCCCGAGGACGCCTCCTCGGACTGGGCGCAGGGCGGCATCTCGACCACGGGCACCGACCCCGAGCGGTTCAAACAGGACATCCTTGCGGCCAGCGCGGACACCGCCGACGAGGCCGCGGTCGACGTGCTGGTCGAGAACGCGGACGACGCAGTCGAGGACGTGCTGGTCGACACCCTCGGCGTGGAGTTCGACCTCGACGCCGAGACCGACGAGTTCGACTACACCCGCGAGGCGGCCCACTCCGAGGAGCGCATCCTCCATGTCGACGCCTCCACGGGCAAGCACATCCTCCGGCCGTTCCTCCGCTACCTCGACGACCACGAGAACGTCGAGATACTGGAGGACACCGCGGCCCTCCAGCTCATCACCCACGAGGGCCGGGTCCACGGCGCCATGCTGGACACCGAGACGACGGGTGAGCCCGTCTTCGCAGGCACCACCGTCCTCGCCACCGGCGGCATCGGCGACCTGTTCGCGCGCAGCACGAACCCCGCCGGTTCGACCGGTGACGGCATCGCGATGGCCGCCCTCGCGGGCGCCGACGTGGCCGACATGGAGTTCGTGCAGTTCCACCCGACGGCCTTCGCAGGGGAGGAGCCGTTCCTGCTCTCGGAAGCGGTCCGCGGGGAGGGCGGCCTCCTCCGGAATGCAGAAGGAGAGCGCTTCATGCCCGACTACCACCCGGACGCCGAACTCGCGCCGCGCGACGTGGTCGCCCGGGCGGTCCAGGACGAGATAGACGCCACGGGCGAGGTGACCCTCGACGTGTCCACCCTCGAGGAACCCTTCGCGGAGGCGTTCCCCGACCTCGCCGCGAAGTGCGAGGAGCACGACGTGGACTGGGAATCCGGCATCCCCGTCGCCCCCTGCGAGCACTTCCTCTGCGGGGGCGTCGACGTTGACGACCGTGGGCAGACCACCCTCGACCGGCTCTACGCCGTCGGGGAGTGCGCCCGGACCGGCGTCCACGGCGCGAACCGCCTCGCCAGCACGAGCCTGCTCGAAGGGCTCGTCTGGGGGCTGCGCGCCGGCGAGGACGCGGTCGGCGTGGAGCCGGAGCCGGTCGAGGCCCCGGACCTGCTCGACCGCGACCCGGACCTTCCACCCCGGTTCGCCGCCGAGAAGTTCCACCGCCTCCGGCACGTGATGGACGAGTATCTCGGC
This window of the Haloarchaeobius amylolyticus genome carries:
- a CDS encoding amidohydrolase: MTDAADLVLTNAEVHTLTEPDETAEAVAVRDGRIVRVADAYEVDFLVGVDTEVVDCDGRVVLPGFVDAHTHMQQLGQYQVHADLGEVDSPGHAVDLLASEAHDDREWILGFGWDESGWSEDRYLTREDLDSVSEERPVAAVRVDMHTAALNSVALDRLRGEMPEEDVRTDEDGEPTGVVVEDAIEPVWDAIDPDPAETRELLRAAQQYAVERGVTGVHDMVRQSHAPRAYRELEQAGELDIRVRINYWSDHLDAVQEVGLRTNHGSEKVETGAIKSFTDGSFGGRTAKLSEPYADAGDETGTWVVEPDDLHDIARQADEADLQLTVHAIGDEAITVTLDAFEDTEDPGEARHRVEHVELVTDEHIERFAELDVVASCQPNFLQWAGEDGLYQSRLGTERREQSNRYRDLLDAGVHLAFSSDVMPMDPLLGVDYAVNAPAESQRLTVTEALRAYTLGGAYAGFAEDRRGTIEVGKQADFTILDESPWEHEESIRDIDVSMTVVGGEVVHDGR
- the nadA gene encoding quinolinate synthase NadA; the protein is MPKMETANFETELSLFKYDNLEQLPPEYRELTEDERTERIEAAKAELGDDVVILGHNYQRREIVDHSDFIGDSYQLSVEAANADAKYVVFGGVTFMAESADIITDDGQTVILPSMEASCPMAGMAEALQVDAAWEEITSAAPDADIIPITYMNSYADLKAFCAEQGGLVCTSSNAHRAFEWAFERGDKVLFLPDKHLGENTAHRLGMQDNMAEWDPWDPEGKDAEQVAKSDIILWDGYCQVHERFRVDHIEQVREDHPDAKVIVHPECRREVVEAADKSGSTATITETVENADPGETWAIGTEIHLTNHLQRWHPEVNVLPLCGDACMDCNAMRQIDPNYLTWVLEELVAGRERNVIEVAPEEKELAKVALDRMLEV
- a CDS encoding L-aspartate oxidase, producing the protein MRQTEVLVVGTGIAGCAAALGAAREGANVLVVTKAERPEDASSDWAQGGISTTGTDPERFKQDILAASADTADEAAVDVLVENADDAVEDVLVDTLGVEFDLDAETDEFDYTREAAHSEERILHVDASTGKHILRPFLRYLDDHENVEILEDTAALQLITHEGRVHGAMLDTETTGEPVFAGTTVLATGGIGDLFARSTNPAGSTGDGIAMAALAGADVADMEFVQFHPTAFAGEEPFLLSEAVRGEGGLLRNAEGERFMPDYHPDAELAPRDVVARAVQDEIDATGEVTLDVSTLEEPFAEAFPDLAAKCEEHDVDWESGIPVAPCEHFLCGGVDVDDRGQTTLDRLYAVGECARTGVHGANRLASTSLLEGLVWGLRAGEDAVGVEPEPVEAPDLLDRDPDLPPRFAAEKFHRLRHVMDEYLGLRRDPADMARAQGVLRRLKGEVDAYIRTRTARDLYELRNASVTALLVARAAADNEESVGCHYVVEAADEEATATADD